One window of the Elusimicrobium sp. An273 genome contains the following:
- the rplE gene encoding 50S ribosomal protein L5, whose translation MTKKETKNVTKAPEGYQPRLQVLYKEKVLPALLKEMGVKSPMAAPKLTKIVINIGVKEAREDIKAMEVAKDDLTAIAGQAAQVRRAKKSISNFKLREGMPIGVRVTLRGAKMYEFMERFITIACPRIRDFQGFNPSFDGKGNLNLGIKEHYIFPEIDVEKSPKAHGMNITFVTTAKNDESGRLLMDYMGMPFRKASK comes from the coding sequence ATGACTAAGAAAGAAACCAAAAACGTGACGAAAGCGCCGGAAGGCTATCAGCCCAGACTCCAGGTGCTTTACAAAGAAAAAGTGCTTCCGGCCTTGCTCAAAGAAATGGGCGTAAAAAGCCCTATGGCCGCGCCGAAATTGACGAAGATCGTCATCAACATCGGTGTGAAAGAAGCCCGCGAAGACATTAAAGCGATGGAAGTGGCCAAAGACGATTTGACCGCTATCGCCGGACAAGCGGCCCAAGTAAGACGGGCCAAAAAGTCCATCTCCAACTTCAAACTCAGAGAAGGCATGCCCATCGGCGTGCGCGTAACGCTGCGCGGTGCGAAGATGTATGAATTTATGGAACGCTTCATCACCATCGCCTGCCCGCGTATTCGCGACTTCCAGGGTTTTAACCCGAGCTTTGACGGAAAAGGCAATTTGAACCTGGGTATTAAAGAACATTATATTTTCCCGGAAATTGATGTGGAAAAATCACCCAAAGCCCATGGTATGAACATTACGTTTGTAACCACGGCCAAGAACGACGAAAGCGGCCGCCTGCTCATGGATTACATGGGTATGCCGTTCCGCAAAGCGTCTAAATAA
- the rplR gene encoding 50S ribosomal protein L18, with protein MATKQERYQYRKDRSRGHLLKNGAHRPRLSVYRSLKYIYAQIIDDNTHSTLVSATTLSKEFEGKFDTSAKSIEAAKALGAAIAKKALEKGISEVMFDRGGRVYHGRIKALADSAREAGLKF; from the coding sequence ATGGCCACTAAACAAGAAAGATATCAATACAGAAAGGACCGCAGCCGCGGACATCTGCTTAAAAACGGTGCCCACCGCCCGCGCCTTTCCGTGTACAGAAGCTTGAAATATATTTACGCCCAAATCATTGACGACAACACCCACAGCACGTTAGTGTCTGCGACGACGTTGTCCAAAGAATTTGAAGGCAAGTTTGACACCTCCGCCAAGAGCATTGAAGCCGCCAAAGCGTTGGGTGCCGCCATCGCCAAGAAAGCGTTGGAAAAAGGCATCAGCGAAGTGATGTTTGACCGCGGCGGACGCGTGTACCATGGCAGAATCAAAGCGCTTGCGGATTCCGCCAGAGAAGCAGGATTGAAATTCTAA
- the rplV gene encoding 50S ribosomal protein L22 — protein MEACAKAKFQRFGSRKVNLVLDQIRGKNVKAAEEVLPFVAKRTSDLVAKTLHSAAANLEVKAGKKLDFSKVFIKEAFANLGPSGHLKRVQPGPQGRAMPYKKSMCHLTVIVTDEKKGGR, from the coding sequence ATGGAAGCTTGTGCAAAAGCTAAATTTCAACGGTTTGGTAGCCGCAAGGTGAACCTGGTGTTGGATCAAATCCGCGGTAAAAACGTCAAGGCGGCGGAAGAAGTACTTCCTTTCGTAGCCAAACGCACCTCGGATTTGGTAGCCAAAACCTTACACAGCGCCGCTGCCAACTTGGAAGTCAAAGCCGGTAAAAAGCTGGACTTCAGCAAAGTCTTCATTAAAGAAGCGTTTGCGAATCTCGGCCCCAGCGGCCACTTGAAAAGAGTGCAGCCCGGCCCGCAAGGCCGCGCGATGCCTTACAAAAAGAGCATGTGTCATTTGACTGTTATCGTTACCGACGAAAAAAAGGGAGGTCGCTAA
- a CDS encoding type Z 30S ribosomal protein S14, with amino-acid sequence MATKAWVAKMAKDQKFAVRYHNRCQICGRARGYYRDFGLCRICLRKMAHQGLIPGLRKSSW; translated from the coding sequence ATGGCTACTAAAGCATGGGTTGCAAAAATGGCTAAAGACCAAAAGTTCGCCGTGCGCTACCACAACAGATGCCAAATCTGCGGCCGCGCGAGAGGTTACTACCGTGACTTCGGTCTCTGCCGTATCTGCCTGAGAAAGATGGCACACCAGGGTCTCATCCCGGGTCTTAGAAAATCGAGCTGGTAA
- the rpsC gene encoding 30S ribosomal protein S3, with translation MGHKIHPRSIRLGYIQDWRSKWFAPKNMPALIMEDFQIRKLIDDKFKMAAVSYVGIERAGAFLRINIHTARPGVVIGKKGADIEALRKEIEAMTGSKTFVNVMEIKNPETDAQLVAQNIAMQLEKRAHYGAAIKKAIEKAMSGKALGIKIMVSGRLGGAEIARTEWKREGRVPLHTLCADIDYGFTEANTISGKIGIKVWIFKRTHFAKSPKEIMNELKKHRDMENASAQVVTEPVAAAEETK, from the coding sequence ATGGGACACAAGATTCATCCCCGGTCAATCAGATTGGGATATATTCAGGATTGGCGTTCCAAATGGTTCGCGCCTAAGAATATGCCCGCGCTGATCATGGAAGATTTCCAGATCCGCAAACTTATTGACGACAAATTCAAAATGGCGGCCGTCAGCTACGTTGGCATTGAAAGAGCCGGCGCGTTCCTGCGCATCAACATTCACACCGCCCGCCCGGGCGTGGTGATCGGCAAAAAAGGCGCCGACATTGAAGCGTTGCGCAAAGAAATTGAAGCCATGACCGGCAGCAAGACGTTTGTCAACGTAATGGAAATCAAAAATCCGGAAACGGATGCCCAGCTGGTTGCCCAAAACATCGCCATGCAGCTTGAAAAACGCGCCCACTACGGTGCCGCTATCAAGAAAGCGATTGAAAAAGCGATGTCGGGCAAAGCGCTCGGTATTAAGATTATGGTATCCGGCAGACTCGGCGGTGCGGAAATTGCCCGCACGGAATGGAAACGCGAAGGCCGCGTGCCGCTGCATACCTTGTGTGCCGATATTGACTACGGTTTCACCGAAGCCAACACCATCAGCGGTAAAATCGGCATTAAAGTGTGGATTTTCAAGAGAACCCATTTTGCCAAATCTCCCAAAGAGATTATGAATGAACTCAAGAAACACCGCGACATGGAAAACGCTTCTGCCCAAGTCGTAACGGAACCCGTTGCGGCGGCCGAAGAAACCAAATAG
- the rplX gene encoding 50S ribosomal protein L24, which translates to MIIKKKDTVLVLAGKDKGKKGEVKSVNPAKNKVVVAGVNLVSKHTKPSQNKQGGIIQVEAALDASNVAVICGKCKKAMTPKVQVSADGKKVRVCRKCNEPII; encoded by the coding sequence ATGATTATCAAAAAGAAAGATACCGTTCTGGTGTTAGCTGGTAAAGACAAAGGCAAGAAGGGTGAAGTGAAATCGGTCAACCCGGCCAAAAACAAAGTAGTAGTGGCGGGCGTGAACTTGGTTTCCAAACACACGAAACCTTCTCAAAACAAGCAAGGCGGCATTATTCAGGTGGAAGCGGCGTTGGATGCTTCTAACGTAGCGGTCATCTGCGGCAAATGCAAAAAAGCCATGACGCCCAAAGTGCAAGTTTCGGCCGACGGTAAAAAAGTGCGCGTCTGCCGCAAATGCAACGAGCCGATCATTTAA
- the rpsE gene encoding 30S ribosomal protein S5 — MSNETLVKSDNRKEAKGKRAEFQKARPLSEGKTTVIHVARTAKVVKGGKRFGFRALVVVGNGQGKVGVAIGKANQVQLAIAKAESHARKHMITFPIVGETIPHEVIGKFGAASVWMKPAAPGTGVIAGSGARLLFEAAGIKDVLAKSLGSSNPCNLVYATMEAFKQLKSKETVNVLRGKAEKAPAAEAPKAEEPAEAAKAE, encoded by the coding sequence ATGTCCAATGAAACGCTAGTGAAAAGCGACAACAGAAAAGAAGCGAAAGGCAAAAGAGCCGAGTTTCAAAAAGCAAGACCGCTCTCCGAAGGCAAGACGACGGTCATCCACGTAGCCAGAACGGCCAAGGTAGTCAAAGGCGGTAAACGCTTTGGCTTCCGCGCGCTCGTAGTGGTCGGAAACGGCCAGGGCAAAGTGGGCGTTGCTATTGGCAAGGCGAATCAGGTTCAGCTGGCAATCGCCAAGGCTGAATCCCACGCGAGAAAACACATGATCACGTTCCCGATCGTAGGCGAAACGATTCCGCACGAAGTCATCGGCAAATTCGGTGCCGCTTCGGTGTGGATGAAACCCGCCGCCCCCGGTACCGGTGTAATCGCCGGCAGCGGTGCGCGCTTATTGTTTGAAGCCGCCGGTATTAAAGACGTCTTGGCCAAAAGCCTGGGCAGCTCCAACCCGTGCAACCTCGTGTACGCCACGATGGAAGCTTTCAAACAGCTCAAGAGCAAAGAAACGGTGAACGTTTTGCGCGGCAAGGCTGAAAAAGCCCCGGCTGCCGAAGCCCCGAAAGCGGAAGAACCCGCCGAAGCCGCTAAGGCCGAATAG
- the rplP gene encoding 50S ribosomal protein L16, whose protein sequence is MLMPKRVKYRKPFSAPRIKGNAKRGTEVVFGEFGLKALEPKWITARQIEAARITLSRFIKKKGKLWIRIFPDKAITKHPAETRMGKGKGAPEYWAAVVKPGRILFELEGASVEDTKRAMRLASDKLPIKTKLVTRR, encoded by the coding sequence ATGTTAATGCCTAAGAGAGTTAAATATCGCAAACCCTTCAGCGCGCCCCGCATTAAAGGCAACGCCAAGCGCGGCACGGAAGTGGTATTCGGCGAATTTGGGTTGAAAGCGTTGGAACCCAAATGGATTACCGCCCGGCAGATTGAAGCTGCCCGTATTACCTTGTCTCGTTTCATCAAAAAGAAAGGTAAACTTTGGATCCGCATTTTCCCGGATAAAGCGATCACGAAGCACCCGGCCGAAACCCGTATGGGTAAAGGTAAAGGCGCGCCCGAATATTGGGCTGCGGTCGTGAAGCCCGGCAGAATTTTGTTTGAATTGGAAGGCGCTTCTGTAGAAGACACCAAAAGAGCTATGCGTTTGGCTTCCGACAAACTGCCGATTAAGACGAAACTGGTAACCAGAAGGTAG
- the rplD gene encoding 50S ribosomal protein L4 codes for METKVLDIKGKEKGTCALPDSLFAVKANPTFLHEVITAFLANQRSGTADTKTRSEVSGTGKKPWKQKGTGRARQGSLRAVQFRHGGIAFGPTPHSYRQDLPAAKRRTALAMALSTKLAEGNLVVLDSLTFKEPKTKAFAEVLETLSAGRKPLVLDNFADANAALACRNVEGLTHIPTQDINAYVVLNSTKVILTQAAVEKLCETFAKEGK; via the coding sequence ATGGAAACTAAAGTTTTAGATATCAAAGGAAAAGAAAAAGGGACCTGCGCTCTGCCGGACAGCTTGTTTGCCGTCAAAGCCAACCCGACCTTCCTGCACGAAGTCATCACCGCGTTTTTGGCTAACCAAAGAAGCGGCACCGCTGACACCAAAACCCGCAGCGAAGTTTCCGGTACCGGTAAGAAACCGTGGAAACAGAAAGGCACCGGCCGCGCCCGCCAGGGCAGCTTGCGCGCCGTTCAGTTCCGCCACGGCGGTATCGCTTTCGGGCCGACCCCGCATTCCTATCGTCAGGATTTGCCGGCCGCCAAAAGAAGAACCGCCCTTGCGATGGCGCTTTCCACCAAACTGGCCGAAGGCAACTTGGTGGTCTTGGATTCGTTGACTTTTAAAGAACCCAAAACCAAAGCTTTCGCCGAAGTGTTGGAAACCTTGTCCGCCGGCCGCAAGCCGCTCGTGCTGGACAACTTTGCCGACGCGAACGCCGCTTTGGCCTGCCGCAACGTGGAAGGGTTGACCCATATCCCGACGCAGGACATCAACGCCTACGTGGTGCTCAACAGCACGAAGGTCATCTTGACCCAGGCTGCCGTTGAAAAACTGTGCGAAACCTTCGCCAAGGAGGGCAAATAA
- the rplB gene encoding 50S ribosomal protein L2 yields the protein MPIKSFRPYTPSRRTITVSDYSDITKTTPEKSLTKGLRKTGGRNNTGMIMVRHIGGGHRRAYRQIDFKREKYGIPAKVVSIEYDPNRSARICLLNYADGEKRYILHPLGVKVGDVLMSGPAADIKVGNCLALKNIPEGTFIHAIELKVGKGAQLARSAGSQAQLMAKEADYAHIKMPSGEIRLVPSACCATIGQVGNIDHGNIVIGNAGRNRHRGERPTVRGSAMNAVDHPMGGGRGHGKGGNIPRSPWNQQTRGLKTRSTKKAFGWMIISDRRKNKVK from the coding sequence ATGCCTATCAAGTCATTTAGACCTTACACCCCTTCCCGCAGAACGATCACGGTATCGGACTATTCCGACATTACCAAGACCACTCCGGAGAAGAGCTTAACCAAAGGTCTGCGCAAAACCGGCGGCAGAAACAACACCGGTATGATTATGGTGCGCCACATTGGCGGCGGCCACAGACGTGCTTACAGACAGATCGATTTTAAAAGAGAAAAATACGGCATTCCTGCCAAGGTTGTTTCTATTGAATACGACCCGAACAGAAGCGCGCGCATTTGTCTTTTAAACTACGCTGACGGCGAAAAGAGATATATTCTTCACCCGTTAGGCGTAAAAGTGGGCGATGTATTGATGTCCGGCCCGGCTGCAGATATTAAAGTGGGTAACTGCCTTGCTTTGAAAAATATCCCTGAAGGTACTTTTATCCACGCGATTGAGCTCAAAGTCGGCAAGGGCGCGCAGTTGGCGCGCAGCGCCGGCAGCCAAGCTCAGCTTATGGCCAAAGAAGCGGACTATGCCCATATCAAGATGCCGTCCGGCGAAATCCGCTTGGTACCCAGCGCTTGCTGCGCGACAATCGGCCAAGTAGGCAACATTGATCACGGCAACATCGTGATCGGCAATGCCGGCCGGAACAGACACCGCGGGGAAAGACCTACCGTCCGCGGTAGCGCCATGAACGCGGTAGACCACCCGATGGGCGGCGGCCGCGGTCACGGTAAAGGCGGCAACATTCCGCGCTCTCCCTGGAACCAGCAGACCCGCGGTTTGAAGACGCGCTCTACCAAGAAAGCGTTTGGCTGGATGATTATCAGCGACAGAAGAAAAAACAAGGTTAAGTAA
- the rpmC gene encoding 50S ribosomal protein L29: MKTNEKEALKNKTLAELNEALGKAQEKKFNLLFKHSTTPIANPMEIRAVRREIALLQTLINQKKEQK, translated from the coding sequence ATGAAAACGAACGAAAAAGAAGCTTTGAAAAACAAAACGTTGGCCGAACTGAACGAAGCGCTCGGCAAAGCCCAGGAAAAGAAGTTCAACCTTCTTTTCAAACACAGCACCACTCCCATCGCCAACCCGATGGAAATCAGAGCTGTAAGACGCGAGATTGCTCTTTTGCAAACGCTGATTAATCAGAAGAAAGAGCAAAAATAG
- the rpsH gene encoding 30S ribosomal protein S8 — protein sequence MDPIADFLTRIRNANMKKKEKVDIPFSKIKTEIARILKEEGYIANFKAVHNETKGGVVRVFLKYTPDNECVIQGLKRVSKPGSRVYSSYNNIPKVRGAFGISILSTSKGLMTDAQAKAEKIGGELLCQVW from the coding sequence ATGGATCCAATTGCAGATTTCTTAACCAGAATAAGAAACGCCAACATGAAGAAAAAAGAAAAAGTGGATATTCCTTTTTCTAAAATCAAAACCGAAATTGCGCGCATCCTCAAAGAAGAAGGATACATCGCCAATTTCAAAGCTGTCCACAACGAAACCAAGGGCGGCGTGGTGAGAGTATTTTTGAAATATACGCCTGACAACGAATGCGTTATCCAGGGCTTGAAACGGGTTTCCAAACCGGGTTCCCGCGTGTACAGCTCTTATAACAACATTCCCAAAGTGCGCGGTGCGTTTGGTATTTCCATTCTCTCCACTTCTAAAGGTTTAATGACCGATGCGCAGGCCAAAGCCGAAAAAATCGGCGGCGAGCTGTTGTGCCAGGTCTGGTAA
- the rplF gene encoding 50S ribosomal protein L6: MSRIGKKIINIPAKTKVEIKDNVITATGALGTLSYTIPEGITPKMEGAALTFSIPENRVKELNALHGTTRANVFNIIEGVTNGFSKTLEINGLGYRANVAGQKLNLELGFSHPVNLDIPAGLTVVVDPKSGAVTIKGSDKFKVGDFAAKIRRIRPPEPYKGSGIKYQGEHIVRKAGKTAAGGK; encoded by the coding sequence ATGAGCAGAATCGGTAAAAAGATCATCAACATTCCCGCCAAGACCAAAGTGGAAATTAAAGACAATGTAATCACCGCCACGGGCGCGTTGGGCACGTTGTCTTATACGATTCCGGAAGGAATCACCCCGAAGATGGAAGGCGCCGCTTTGACGTTCTCCATCCCGGAAAACCGCGTAAAAGAATTAAACGCGTTGCACGGCACGACCCGCGCCAACGTATTCAACATCATTGAAGGCGTAACGAACGGTTTTTCCAAAACGTTGGAAATCAACGGGTTGGGATATCGTGCGAACGTCGCCGGGCAGAAACTCAATTTGGAATTGGGCTTCTCCCACCCCGTCAATTTGGATATCCCCGCGGGCCTTACGGTCGTGGTGGATCCGAAATCCGGCGCGGTAACGATTAAAGGCAGCGATAAGTTTAAAGTAGGCGATTTCGCGGCCAAAATCAGAAGAATCAGACCTCCGGAGCCCTATAAAGGCAGCGGTATCAAATACCAGGGCGAACACATTGTTCGCAAAGCCGGTAAAACTGCGGCGGGAGGCAAATAA
- the rplO gene encoding 50S ribosomal protein L15, translated as MVTLNKLFPKHGSRKEKRRLGLGPGSGLGNYCTKGMKGQTSRSGNTRKESKEGGQMPLIRHTPKSGFSNKDFARRYDYVNVGSLEKVFAAGAEVTPEALKKAGIIHDVTRVKVLANGSLTKALKVSAHGFSATAKAAIEKAGGTVTVLEQKTK; from the coding sequence ATGGTAACTTTGAATAAACTTTTCCCTAAACATGGGTCTAGAAAAGAAAAAAGACGCTTGGGCTTGGGCCCCGGCTCCGGTTTGGGCAACTACTGCACCAAAGGGATGAAAGGGCAAACCTCCCGCTCCGGCAACACCCGCAAAGAAAGCAAAGAAGGCGGTCAGATGCCGTTGATCCGCCACACGCCGAAAAGCGGTTTTTCCAATAAAGACTTTGCCAGACGCTACGATTATGTAAACGTCGGCTCGTTGGAAAAAGTGTTTGCCGCGGGTGCCGAAGTAACCCCGGAAGCCTTGAAAAAAGCCGGCATCATTCACGATGTAACCCGCGTGAAAGTGTTGGCCAACGGTTCTTTGACCAAGGCTTTGAAAGTGTCCGCCCATGGTTTTTCCGCCACCGCGAAAGCGGCGATTGAAAAAGCCGGCGGCACTGTGACCGTGCTTGAACAGAAGACCAAATAA
- a CDS encoding 50S ribosomal protein L23 has translation MSRTYEILKKPLLTEKSLIERDNHNRYGFVVSKDASKGEIKTAVEKIFNVTVTKINTISVTGKTHRMGRFEGKRPDYKKAFVTLKEGDKIEVVEAASK, from the coding sequence ATGTCCCGCACGTATGAAATTTTGAAAAAGCCCCTGTTGACTGAAAAAAGCTTGATTGAAAGAGACAATCACAACCGCTACGGTTTTGTTGTTTCCAAAGACGCTTCCAAGGGCGAAATTAAAACCGCGGTGGAAAAAATCTTTAACGTAACCGTTACCAAGATCAACACGATTTCCGTCACGGGCAAGACCCACCGTATGGGTCGCTTCGAGGGCAAAAGACCTGATTACAAAAAGGCCTTTGTAACCTTGAAAGAAGGCGATAAAATTGAAGTGGTGGAAGCCGCTTCAAAGTAG
- the rpsQ gene encoding 30S ribosomal protein S17 translates to MENQESRAKRKVLTGVVVSDKMNKTRTVTVERLVHDERYGKTLKRAAKFHAHDEANESKIGDKVEIMSCRPVSKTTKWRVSKIVEKARA, encoded by the coding sequence ATGGAAAATCAAGAATCCCGTGCTAAAAGAAAGGTTCTCACCGGTGTGGTAGTGTCGGACAAGATGAACAAAACCCGCACCGTGACGGTGGAACGCCTGGTTCACGATGAACGCTACGGCAAGACGCTCAAAAGAGCGGCCAAATTCCACGCGCATGATGAGGCCAACGAAAGCAAAATCGGCGATAAAGTGGAAATTATGAGCTGCCGCCCGGTTTCCAAAACGACGAAATGGCGTGTTTCCAAGATTGTGGAAAAAGCCAGAGCATAG
- the rplN gene encoding 50S ribosomal protein L14: MIQLRSIVNVADNSGARKVQCFKVRGGHHRDIATLGDVVMCSVRDAIPTSAIKKGDVVRAVVVRVAREKRRKDGSYIRFDDNAVCIINDNGEPKGTRVFGPIARELREKNFLKIISLAPEVV; this comes from the coding sequence ATGATTCAATTAAGAAGCATAGTCAATGTGGCCGACAATTCCGGCGCCCGCAAAGTGCAGTGCTTTAAAGTGCGCGGCGGCCACCACCGGGATATCGCAACTTTGGGAGATGTCGTGATGTGCTCCGTCAGAGATGCGATCCCTACCTCCGCCATTAAAAAAGGCGACGTGGTTCGCGCGGTAGTCGTGCGCGTGGCCCGCGAAAAAAGAAGAAAAGACGGTTCCTACATTCGCTTTGATGACAACGCTGTTTGCATCATCAACGATAACGGGGAACCCAAAGGCACCCGTGTGTTCGGGCCTATTGCCAGAGAACTCAGAGAAAAGAACTTTTTGAAAATCATTTCCCTGGCTCCCGAGGTGGTATAG
- the rpsS gene encoding 30S ribosomal protein S19, producing MGRSTKKGPYVDLNLLEKVQAMNASNEKKPIKTWARACTIVPEFVGHTFLVHNGRKFLPIYVSERMVGYKLGEFSFTRLFKGHGGMTKDSTALK from the coding sequence ATGGGAAGATCAACAAAGAAAGGTCCGTATGTGGATTTAAACCTGTTGGAAAAAGTTCAAGCGATGAACGCTTCCAACGAAAAGAAACCTATCAAGACGTGGGCAAGAGCCTGCACCATTGTGCCTGAATTTGTGGGACACACTTTTTTAGTGCATAACGGCAGAAAATTTCTTCCCATTTACGTTTCCGAAAGAATGGTAGGATACAAGCTCGGTGAATTTTCTTTCACCCGTTTGTTCAAAGGTCACGGTGGCATGACGAAGGATTCCACCGCCCTGAAATAA